A stretch of Plesiomonas shigelloides DNA encodes these proteins:
- a CDS encoding HEPN-associated N-terminal domain-containing protein produces MGRIKEFIIEEARRGFISIGKKHLCSICVGEKDLASYVLEKGHRGECSYCGSKLRNVIKFDVMMEHLLTCIKQEYGDPNDIGVAWDGGWCGDVLDSYDLLDRIGIPFENMDLQDDIRSSLQDKQWSKLDFYQLSPSQAYSYGWKKFVNLVKHKSRYSFYMTIEENDYRGYEEIPAQYFMDSLSEIVESLNLYKTLPANSTILRVRIHDRIVKLSTAKQLGAPPLEYSTFANRMSPSGISMFYGAFERRTAIAETYEVTSEDKVATIGTFEVTRDLRLIDFSEIPDRKGFFSGCNRSYRHKLDFIHEFLEDFTAPVSKDGLEHIEYVPTQIVSEHFRFVHSTLDNRKVDGIIYPSSKNIGKKAIVIFCGNNECIEQYEEKGLLKLINTKRVNPKAYI; encoded by the coding sequence ATGGGAAGAATAAAAGAATTTATAATTGAGGAAGCACGAAGAGGTTTCATCTCCATTGGCAAAAAACATCTTTGTTCAATATGTGTAGGAGAAAAAGATTTAGCGTCGTATGTTCTTGAAAAAGGGCATAGAGGAGAATGTTCTTACTGTGGATCAAAATTAAGGAATGTTATTAAATTTGATGTAATGATGGAACATCTTCTTACCTGTATAAAGCAAGAGTACGGAGATCCAAATGACATCGGTGTTGCTTGGGATGGTGGTTGGTGCGGAGATGTTTTAGACTCATACGATTTGCTAGATAGAATTGGTATCCCGTTTGAAAATATGGATCTACAAGATGATATCCGCTCTTCATTACAAGATAAGCAGTGGTCTAAGTTAGACTTCTATCAGTTATCTCCCTCGCAAGCATATAGCTATGGTTGGAAGAAATTTGTCAATTTAGTCAAACATAAGTCACGTTACTCATTCTATATGACAATAGAAGAAAATGATTATAGAGGCTATGAAGAGATCCCAGCTCAGTATTTTATGGACTCTCTAAGTGAAATCGTTGAGTCACTTAACTTATATAAAACACTACCAGCCAATAGCACTATACTACGTGTGCGAATTCACGACCGTATAGTTAAGCTGAGTACCGCGAAGCAATTAGGTGCTCCTCCATTAGAATATTCAACTTTCGCTAACCGTATGAGCCCATCAGGCATTTCTATGTTTTATGGTGCATTTGAACGTCGCACAGCTATAGCTGAGACATACGAAGTCACTAGTGAAGATAAAGTGGCTACGATAGGAACTTTCGAAGTCACTAGGGACTTACGACTTATTGATTTCAGTGAAATACCTGATCGTAAAGGTTTCTTTAGTGGCTGCAATCGAAGCTATCGACATAAGCTAGACTTTATTCATGAGTTTCTAGAAGACTTTACTGCTCCAGTATCTAAGGATGGTCTTGAGCATATAGAATATGTTCCTACTCAGATTGTCAGTGAACACTTCAGGTTTGTTCACTCTACTCTAGATAATAGAAAGGTAGACGGAATTATTTACCCAAGTTCTAAAAATATTGGAAAAAAAGCCATCGTCATTTTTTGTGGTAACAATGAATGCATTGAGCAATATGAAGAAAAAGGCTTACTTAAGCTCATCAATACAAAAAGAGTTAACCCAAAGGCATATATATAG
- a CDS encoding YhfG family protein has translation MMKYEMLVLAAMTRLHNPNTKAIVEATGISERKVQTVVNGLIDNLGMKIKRIPTGRTFTFSIESWGVFESGEQVRSRLTDIQLLPSERPRSSYAAKHAYFESVKMQNFKESMRLEGFEVEPSALVSSAADRSAIRLQLIEKYKMLGNVGLLHG, from the coding sequence ATGATGAAGTACGAAATGCTAGTCTTAGCCGCAATGACAAGGCTACATAACCCGAACACTAAGGCTATTGTCGAGGCCACCGGCATTTCTGAACGTAAGGTTCAAACTGTCGTGAATGGCCTTATTGATAATCTTGGTATGAAAATCAAACGGATACCTACCGGACGTACATTTACCTTCTCCATTGAGAGCTGGGGTGTATTTGAGTCTGGTGAGCAGGTACGCTCGCGCTTAACGGATATCCAGTTACTACCTTCAGAACGGCCTAGATCTTCTTATGCAGCTAAACATGCCTATTTTGAATCAGTCAAAATGCAAAACTTTAAGGAGAGCATGAGACTTGAGGGGTTTGAGGTTGAACCTTCAGCGTTAGTAAGTTCAGCCGCAGATCGTTCAGCAATTCGACTTCAACTGATTGAAAAATATAAAATGCTGGGGAATGTGGGGCTGCTTCATGGGTGA
- a CDS encoding DUF5677 domain-containing protein, whose amino-acid sequence MNSENNLDTLNKIFEMSVELYDAIKGDGNENYAYTTMVGVFASMIEQTKAFTKLYECGLYASTQSIARCIIECYVDAKNIDLEPNYVNYLWAELFARQKEMAKSRGEKRKYKLRRDDCFKIYSGEDTYTEMSINKKFTLAGRKSIYEVVYSKLSSHTHSGISLLMNRVEVQCDGNIILNKLNNDLFKNTPSVLEKGVIEVLEVLLLEVCEIIGARCGRGAESKIKAFACVYHGKAS is encoded by the coding sequence ATGAATTCAGAAAATAATCTGGACACGTTAAATAAAATATTTGAGATGTCTGTTGAGCTTTACGATGCTATTAAAGGCGATGGTAATGAAAATTATGCATATACAACTATGGTTGGGGTTTTTGCTTCAATGATTGAGCAAACGAAAGCATTTACTAAACTATATGAATGCGGTCTTTATGCAAGCACACAATCAATAGCTAGATGTATTATTGAATGTTATGTTGATGCAAAGAATATTGATTTGGAACCTAATTATGTAAATTATTTGTGGGCTGAGTTATTTGCTAGACAAAAAGAAATGGCAAAGTCGCGTGGTGAAAAAAGAAAATACAAGTTGCGAAGAGATGATTGCTTTAAAATCTATAGTGGAGAAGATACATATACAGAAATGTCTATTAATAAAAAATTCACTTTGGCTGGGCGCAAAAGTATTTATGAAGTGGTTTACTCAAAGCTTTCATCACATACGCATAGTGGAATTTCACTTTTAATGAATAGAGTTGAGGTGCAATGTGATGGGAATATTATATTAAATAAATTAAACAATGATTTATTTAAGAATACTCCTAGCGTGCTAGAAAAAGGAGTGATAGAGGTTTTAGAAGTATTGCTTTTAGAGGTTTGTGAAATAATAGGTGCACGATGTGGCAGAGGGGCTGAATCAAAAATAAAGGCATTCGCTTGTGTATATCACGGAAAAGCATCATAA
- a CDS encoding ASCH domain-containing protein: MEERSRLFLEQYLNSLPDEEFEKYTSFSTDYFCADEYNANLCADLILKGEKCASSSLEYWYTHGDESMPQVGHLQVVTNWEGKPICIIEITSVTKCPYNQVTETFAASEGEGDNTLEWWKNAHRTFFSHECTQLGIAFQEDMILVLEHFKVVYH; encoded by the coding sequence ATGGAAGAAAGAAGTCGGTTATTCTTAGAGCAGTATCTCAATTCACTACCTGATGAAGAATTTGAAAAATACACCTCGTTTAGTACAGACTATTTTTGCGCAGATGAATACAACGCAAACTTATGTGCAGATTTAATATTAAAAGGAGAAAAATGTGCATCAAGTAGTCTGGAGTATTGGTATACGCACGGAGATGAATCTATGCCACAAGTTGGACATCTTCAAGTTGTAACTAACTGGGAAGGCAAGCCGATATGTATTATCGAAATCACATCAGTAACTAAGTGTCCATACAATCAGGTTACAGAGACTTTCGCTGCATCAGAAGGTGAAGGAGATAACACATTGGAGTGGTGGAAAAACGCTCATCGTACGTTTTTCTCACATGAATGTACTCAGCTTGGAATAGCGTTTCAGGAAGATATGATCTTAGTTTTAGAGCATTTCAAGGTCGTGTATCACTAA
- a CDS encoding HNH endonuclease, with the protein MSGDYLTELRKDKVVRLENKTCPYCGVELDKSNKTREHVIGRNFVPERSLDNQWNLIVQACRGCNTEKSDLENDISAITLNHAIMYHKELPETVISHAMRKREKCYSRQTKKLIKDSDIKSSFDTKLANNVYLNIGYQASAQLDDERCYRLAQYHMLAFFYFLTFNEEQQIGFMWPEGFYPIAQAIYSDWGNDELLGFSRVVTDWPIRLHGVTANDFFKVSIKKHPTTSCWSWALEWNKSLRIVGFFGDKSVAEMVANDIPQLEWDIQSQQSGVTQFCRMERMISVEEDILFKMQNDA; encoded by the coding sequence ATGTCTGGTGATTACTTAACTGAGCTAAGAAAAGACAAAGTTGTTAGATTAGAGAATAAAACATGCCCATATTGTGGGGTTGAATTAGACAAGAGCAATAAAACGAGAGAGCATGTTATTGGTCGTAACTTTGTACCTGAACGTTCTCTTGATAATCAATGGAATTTGATTGTACAAGCTTGTAGAGGTTGTAATACTGAAAAGTCAGATTTGGAAAATGATATATCGGCAATAACCTTAAATCATGCAATTATGTACCATAAAGAATTGCCGGAGACTGTAATATCTCATGCGATGAGAAAAAGAGAAAAATGCTATAGTCGTCAGACTAAAAAATTAATCAAAGATAGCGATATAAAAAGTAGTTTTGATACCAAACTAGCAAACAATGTATATTTAAATATCGGATATCAGGCAAGTGCTCAACTTGATGATGAGCGATGCTATCGTCTCGCTCAATATCACATGTTGGCTTTTTTCTACTTCTTAACGTTCAATGAGGAACAGCAGATAGGGTTTATGTGGCCAGAAGGATTTTATCCAATTGCTCAAGCAATTTACTCAGATTGGGGAAACGATGAGCTATTAGGCTTCTCTCGTGTGGTTACAGATTGGCCTATAAGATTGCATGGAGTAACAGCGAATGATTTTTTTAAAGTGTCTATAAAAAAACATCCAACAACAAGTTGCTGGTCATGGGCATTAGAGTGGAATAAATCATTAAGGATTGTTGGATTTTTTGGCGATAAATCAGTAGCCGAGATGGTAGCGAATGATATACCTCAGTTAGAATGGGACATTCAATCTCAACAATCTGGTGTGACACAATTTTGTAGAATGGAGAGAATGATTTCTGTTGAAGAAGATATTTTATTCAAAATGCAGAATGATGCATAA
- a CDS encoding integron integrase, with protein sequence MRKPSSPFLASIYELMLTQRYAMNTVGAYIYWIKFYIRFHKLRHPSKMGEHEVQTFLTYLACERQVSTKTQAQALNALSYLYKTVLKQPLSMEMQFQHSRKSPKLPSVLTRTEVRDLLLAIPAHLRLAAQLMYGSGLRLMEVMRLRVRDIDFDYLCICVWNAKGGKHRRVTLAAELVPAIKEQIAYVRQCFDGDRETEGYDGVKMPYALARKYPNGPMELGWHYLFPASRLSRDPENHALRRHHLDATTLQKAVRFAARKLQITKPVSCHTLRHSFATHLLARGADIRTVQEQLGHSDVRTTQIYTHVLQQGASGVRSPFSDL encoded by the coding sequence ATGCGTAAACCCAGTTCTCCTTTCCTTGCTAGTATCTATGAACTGATGCTGACTCAGCGCTATGCGATGAACACTGTTGGCGCTTATATCTATTGGATTAAGTTCTATATTCGCTTCCATAAGCTGCGCCATCCATCCAAGATGGGTGAGCATGAAGTGCAGACATTTTTGACTTATCTGGCTTGTGAGCGACAGGTGTCGACAAAGACCCAAGCGCAAGCTCTCAATGCCCTGTCCTATCTCTATAAAACCGTGTTGAAACAGCCATTGAGTATGGAGATGCAATTTCAGCACAGTCGTAAATCGCCCAAGTTGCCTTCGGTGCTGACACGTACTGAGGTGCGCGATCTGTTGTTGGCGATCCCAGCACATTTACGCCTAGCGGCGCAATTGATGTATGGCAGCGGTCTGCGACTGATGGAGGTCATGCGTCTTCGTGTGCGGGATATCGATTTCGACTACCTGTGCATCTGCGTGTGGAATGCCAAAGGTGGCAAACATCGGCGGGTAACATTAGCTGCGGAGCTGGTCCCTGCGATTAAGGAGCAAATCGCTTATGTCCGCCAGTGCTTTGATGGCGATCGCGAAACGGAAGGCTACGATGGGGTGAAAATGCCCTATGCATTAGCACGAAAATACCCGAATGGGCCAATGGAGCTTGGATGGCATTATCTTTTTCCTGCCAGCCGCTTAAGTCGCGATCCGGAAAATCACGCACTTCGTAGGCATCATTTGGATGCCACCACATTACAAAAAGCAGTGCGCTTTGCGGCGCGTAAATTACAAATCACCAAACCGGTAAGTTGCCATACGCTACGCCACTCGTTCGCGACTCATCTGCTCGCTCGCGGTGCGGATATCCGCACGGTGCAGGAGCAACTGGGCCATTCGGATGTGCGCACAACCCAGATCTATACGCACGTCTTACAGCAAGGTGCCAGTGGCGTGCGCAGTCCATTTTCTGATTTGTAG
- the torT gene encoding TMAO reductase system periplasmic protein TorT — protein MRAVFFLLPVLLSLPLATGYAQLRHWQSEQHSVPLDTALSPTPKPADKPWKLCALYPSLKDSYWLSVNFGMLKAARRYAVALKIMEASGYNQLHTQQEQIAQCRHWGADALIVGSSTAQLPQLKTWAGPLPVIELVNATHNPHIATRVGVPWYQMGYLPGHYLAQQAKGKPMNVLLMPGPRDAGGSNEMLTGFKQALAGSQLHIVDIAYGDNDTEVQRNLLQDMLERYPNIDIVAGTAIAAEVAMGENLRRAKPLEIVSFYLSHQVYRGLKRGKIAVSASDQMVWQGELAVEQAVRVLQHLPVSNNISPPLLLLTPHNIHRNEITRSLSPLGFRPVYSYQP, from the coding sequence ATGCGCGCCGTTTTTTTCCTATTACCGGTCTTACTGAGTTTGCCGCTAGCAACTGGCTATGCGCAGTTGCGCCACTGGCAATCGGAGCAGCATTCTGTTCCTTTGGATACCGCTTTATCTCCGACACCGAAACCCGCTGATAAGCCATGGAAGCTGTGCGCGCTCTATCCCAGCTTGAAAGATTCTTACTGGCTTTCGGTAAATTTCGGCATGCTGAAAGCGGCACGCCGCTATGCAGTGGCCCTAAAAATTATGGAAGCCAGTGGTTATAACCAACTGCATACCCAGCAAGAGCAAATTGCACAATGTCGACACTGGGGTGCCGATGCACTGATCGTCGGCAGCAGTACTGCACAGTTACCACAGCTGAAAACCTGGGCCGGCCCACTGCCGGTAATTGAGCTGGTAAACGCCACCCATAACCCGCATATTGCAACCCGAGTTGGCGTACCTTGGTATCAAATGGGCTATTTACCGGGGCATTATCTGGCACAGCAGGCAAAGGGAAAGCCGATGAATGTGCTGCTGATGCCCGGTCCGCGAGATGCTGGCGGTAGTAATGAAATGCTGACCGGCTTTAAACAAGCGCTCGCCGGTAGCCAATTACACATTGTAGATATCGCGTATGGGGATAATGACACCGAAGTGCAGCGTAACTTGCTGCAAGACATGCTCGAGCGTTATCCGAACATTGATATTGTGGCCGGCACGGCGATTGCCGCCGAAGTGGCAATGGGTGAAAACTTACGTCGCGCCAAGCCGCTGGAGATTGTTTCATTCTATCTGTCGCATCAGGTGTATCGCGGATTGAAGCGCGGCAAAATTGCGGTGTCGGCCAGCGATCAGATGGTGTGGCAAGGGGAATTGGCGGTCGAGCAAGCAGTACGCGTGCTGCAACACTTACCGGTGAGCAACAATATCAGCCCACCGCTGTTGCTGCTAACGCCGCACAATATCCATCGCAACGAAATTACCCGCTCATTATCGCCGCTGGGATTTCGGCCGGTGTACAGCTACCAGCCGTAG
- the torS gene encoding TMAO reductase system sensor histidine kinase/response regulator TorS, whose protein sequence is MAIPSLTRRLWLAFVLMALLTLASALVGWLSLRFVETVEQSNTHALLPTMNIARELSEASAYELVSAQNLTGATTQQEWLAQGRMLTTQSLKISRLLAQLQALGFDTTAIEQQEAEITSLLGKQGSLVGERLTLQQQRDNLREEIAQATSKIAELAKGQASIAATSAGATQAGIYDLVEQHQRDATLRALDQLADVDLGYLDQMIELRLSAMRVEKIINGLSDGQGDTLLSQQQQQLAQAVRILHRRHLRVEDPGVRRELAEAITTISQYQALIDICKNINHIQGQLQAFSQKNLELFTRFGDEINRQVAQIEQRNAQALEQLRSAQKTGQRWLLGLALVALIALCLILWRLVYRQVTLPLARHTQALQSLLNGRLDSAFPQTDGMRELQSINRLANAFRSSVRALRYHQEHLEEEVRERTDELQSLVVQHRQARQEAEKANHAKSAFLAAMSHEIRTPLHGILGTAQRLSQQPDLSSKERDYVQAINDSGESLLSILNDILDYSAIEEGQAQVSISDEPFEPDSLLRSIVRLMESRASAKGIYLRFDSHPVDSFALVDSGTQDITRDTILLGDPRRIRQIIVNLISNALRFTQQGGITLRCSMAEKLWEISVTDTGCGIATEQLQQIFEPFVQLGRQSGGTGLGLAICKSLAEAMDGSLSVTSTPAEGCCFTLRLPLRFASVPAQYSGERDCSLDGLRLLLIEDNALIRQLSCEMLESSGAQVLVAENGAQARAVLAREFAHVHGMLVDLSLPDCDGAELAVMLAKSYPQIPRLAFSAHVLDKALGEKIRDIFCGLIQKPVQQETLCRLVKHYLQASVAEQPSGKNTREERVIDKCAQVSTADLLNLEQLRDDYQRFGFARLHKWVSLFETHSLPLLERIQTEFEQGNDKAISELAHSLKSSCASLAMQQATSLCQQLENDPLVPSTQQALEHVTRSSFSALQHWLAAPKGE, encoded by the coding sequence ATGGCTATTCCCTCGCTAACACGCCGCCTATGGCTGGCATTTGTCTTAATGGCGTTACTGACACTGGCCAGTGCGCTGGTGGGATGGCTGAGTCTGCGCTTTGTCGAGACCGTGGAGCAGAGTAATACTCATGCGCTGCTGCCGACCATGAACATCGCCCGTGAGCTGAGCGAAGCCAGTGCTTATGAGCTGGTTTCGGCGCAAAACCTCACTGGCGCCACCACGCAACAAGAGTGGTTAGCCCAAGGGCGAATGCTGACCACGCAGAGTCTGAAAATCAGCCGTTTGTTAGCGCAACTGCAAGCGTTAGGCTTTGATACTACCGCTATTGAACAGCAAGAGGCAGAGATCACCTCGTTACTCGGCAAGCAAGGCTCGCTGGTGGGCGAGCGCCTTACGTTGCAACAACAGCGTGACAATTTACGCGAAGAAATAGCCCAAGCCACGAGCAAAATTGCGGAACTCGCTAAAGGACAAGCCAGCATCGCGGCTACCTCAGCCGGTGCAACGCAAGCGGGGATTTATGATTTGGTCGAGCAACATCAGCGTGACGCCACCTTGCGCGCGCTCGATCAGCTGGCCGATGTGGATTTGGGCTACCTTGATCAGATGATTGAGCTGCGCTTAAGCGCAATGCGGGTAGAGAAGATCATCAATGGGTTAAGCGATGGACAAGGCGATACGCTCTTAAGTCAGCAACAGCAACAACTGGCGCAGGCGGTACGCATCTTACACCGTCGTCATTTGCGGGTAGAAGACCCCGGCGTTCGACGCGAATTGGCCGAAGCGATTACGACTATCTCGCAGTATCAAGCACTGATTGATATATGCAAAAACATCAATCACATCCAAGGGCAACTGCAGGCATTCAGCCAGAAGAATCTGGAGCTGTTTACCCGTTTTGGCGATGAAATTAATCGCCAAGTTGCGCAAATTGAACAGCGCAATGCGCAGGCGTTGGAGCAGCTACGTAGCGCACAAAAAACCGGACAACGCTGGTTGCTCGGCTTAGCCCTTGTCGCGCTGATTGCCCTGTGTCTGATTTTGTGGCGCTTAGTGTATCGGCAAGTCACGCTGCCTTTAGCGCGTCATACTCAAGCGTTGCAATCCCTACTGAACGGCCGATTGGATTCGGCCTTTCCACAAACTGATGGCATGCGCGAGCTGCAAAGCATCAACCGCTTAGCCAACGCCTTTCGCTCTAGTGTACGTGCACTGCGTTATCACCAAGAACATCTGGAAGAGGAAGTTCGCGAACGCACTGATGAGCTGCAATCGCTGGTGGTGCAACATCGTCAGGCGCGCCAAGAAGCAGAAAAAGCCAATCATGCTAAATCTGCCTTTTTGGCGGCCATGAGTCATGAGATCCGAACGCCTCTACACGGCATTTTGGGTACTGCGCAGCGTTTGTCACAGCAACCTGATTTGTCATCCAAAGAGCGCGATTATGTGCAGGCGATTAATGATTCAGGTGAGTCATTGCTCTCTATCTTGAATGATATTCTGGATTATTCGGCTATTGAAGAAGGGCAAGCGCAGGTTTCTATCAGTGATGAGCCCTTTGAGCCGGACAGTTTGCTGCGCAGTATTGTTCGGTTGATGGAAAGTCGGGCATCGGCAAAAGGTATTTATCTTCGTTTTGACTCACATCCCGTAGATAGCTTTGCGCTGGTGGATTCGGGTACTCAGGACATTACTCGAGATACGATATTGCTTGGTGATCCGCGCCGTATCCGACAAATCATCGTTAATCTGATCAGCAATGCGCTGCGTTTTACCCAGCAGGGCGGTATCACGCTGCGCTGTAGCATGGCTGAGAAGCTCTGGGAAATCAGTGTCACTGATACAGGTTGTGGCATAGCGACTGAGCAGCTACAACAGATATTCGAGCCGTTTGTGCAATTAGGGCGACAAAGCGGTGGTACCGGCCTCGGGCTTGCGATTTGTAAATCACTGGCCGAAGCGATGGATGGCTCGCTTTCTGTAACGAGCACCCCGGCAGAGGGGTGCTGTTTTACACTGCGCTTGCCGTTACGTTTTGCGTCGGTACCCGCTCAATACAGCGGTGAACGTGATTGCTCCCTTGATGGCCTGCGCTTATTGCTGATAGAAGACAATGCCTTGATTCGCCAGCTCTCGTGCGAGATGCTGGAAAGCAGTGGTGCGCAGGTGTTGGTGGCGGAAAACGGCGCGCAAGCAAGAGCCGTTTTGGCGAGAGAATTTGCACATGTGCATGGAATGCTGGTTGATTTGTCCTTACCTGATTGTGATGGCGCTGAATTGGCGGTGATGTTGGCGAAAAGCTATCCGCAGATCCCACGGCTCGCGTTTAGTGCTCATGTCTTAGATAAGGCGTTAGGTGAGAAAATCCGCGATATATTTTGTGGTTTGATTCAAAAGCCCGTACAGCAAGAGACATTATGCCGATTAGTGAAACATTATCTGCAAGCCAGTGTTGCAGAGCAACCAAGCGGTAAAAATACGCGTGAAGAGCGTGTTATCGATAAATGTGCGCAAGTTAGTACAGCTGATTTACTTAATCTGGAGCAGCTACGAGACGACTATCAGCGATTTGGCTTCGCCCGCTTGCATAAATGGGTATCTTTATTTGAAACCCATAGTCTACCGTTATTGGAGCGTATTCAAACAGAGTTTGAACAGGGAAATGACAAAGCCATCTCTGAGCTGGCACATTCACTGAAAAGTAGCTGTGCGAGCTTAGCGATGCAGCAAGCAACAAGCTTGTGCCAGCAACTGGAAAACGATCCGTTAGTACCAAGCACACAACAAGCTTTAGAGCATGTCACTCGAAGCAGTTTCTCAGCACTTCAGCATTGGCTTGCTGCCCCAAAAGGTGAATAG
- a CDS encoding YkgJ family cysteine cluster protein → MNIPITIQPENEILCSNCQACCCKLEVMIISDTGVPRHHIAVDKWGGETMRRLEDGWCSALDRETLLCTIYENRPWICRQFEMGSYECQEERKDMQKI, encoded by the coding sequence ATGAATATTCCTATCACAATTCAGCCAGAAAACGAAATATTGTGCTCAAACTGTCAGGCTTGCTGTTGCAAGCTAGAAGTGATGATAATTTCTGATACTGGAGTTCCTAGGCACCATATTGCTGTCGACAAATGGGGTGGCGAAACGATGCGACGCTTAGAGGACGGTTGGTGCTCTGCTTTGGATCGTGAAACTCTTCTGTGCACCATATATGAAAATAGACCTTGGATTTGTCGTCAATTCGAGATGGGATCATATGAGTGCCAAGAAGAAAGAAAAGACATGCAGAAAATATAA
- a CDS encoding putative adenosine monophosphate-protein transferase Fic — protein sequence MGDKYGAGQDPYTYENSNVLINNFNIRDESILDEAERELSTVAAMDIEFALPPYDLSYLCELHRKLFSDLFSWAGCIRTIDISKGNTRFCNVSYINKESARIFTQLKNDNFLEGLPLDTFIKKMAEYYCDINVLHPFREGNGRTQRVFFEHLAINCGYNLNFSGVTAEEWVHANIHGYHCNYKPMENLLHRCVQSVEKLS from the coding sequence ATGGGTGACAAGTATGGCGCAGGGCAAGATCCTTACACCTATGAAAATAGCAATGTTTTAATCAATAACTTCAACATCCGTGATGAGTCTATACTGGATGAGGCTGAGCGTGAGTTGTCAACGGTAGCTGCAATGGATATTGAATTTGCTTTGCCACCTTATGACTTGAGTTATCTTTGCGAGCTTCACCGGAAATTGTTTTCTGATCTATTTTCATGGGCTGGTTGCATCAGAACAATCGATATATCAAAGGGTAATACTCGATTTTGTAATGTAAGTTATATAAATAAAGAATCTGCTCGTATTTTCACACAGCTGAAAAATGATAATTTTCTTGAGGGTTTACCTTTAGATACTTTCATCAAGAAAATGGCTGAATACTATTGTGATATTAATGTTCTCCATCCGTTTAGAGAGGGGAATGGTCGAACACAACGAGTATTTTTTGAACATTTGGCAATCAACTGTGGCTATAACCTGAACTTTAGTGGCGTGACTGCGGAAGAGTGGGTGCATGCAAATATACATGGCTATCACTGTAACTATAAGCCAATGGAAAATTTATTGCACCGTTGTGTGCAGTCAGTTGAAAAGCTCAGTTAA
- a CDS encoding NAD-dependent epimerase/dehydratase family protein, with protein sequence MKVLVTGSAGRIGRAIYIKLMKQHSVVGIDKTPCSTVDFVGDIRDLDLLAQALKDVDVIVHTAALHAPHVGLVDDDEFKSINVSATENLALLGIKSGIQHLVFTSTTALYGYASTPDGIAGWINESVVPQPKTIYHRTKIEAEHKLQTISQTYRLPVTVLQMSRCFPEPADAMAIYRLTRGIDARDVANAHLCAIDKRLNGFNRFIISGKTPFTPEDCKQLYNNARAIIEDKCPKLARAFEQRKWNLPNRLDRVYDSASAQSSLGWIPNHDFEDVLEMLDSEFAEVIPRLAFT encoded by the coding sequence ATGAAAGTGCTAGTAACAGGATCTGCAGGCAGAATAGGTCGCGCAATATACATCAAATTGATGAAACAGCATTCAGTTGTTGGAATCGACAAAACGCCTTGTTCAACCGTCGATTTTGTAGGCGATATTCGAGACCTCGACCTACTAGCACAAGCATTGAAAGATGTTGATGTCATTGTACACACCGCGGCACTTCATGCCCCCCATGTTGGTTTAGTTGATGATGACGAATTTAAAAGCATCAATGTAAGCGCTACCGAAAATCTCGCACTTTTAGGCATCAAATCTGGCATTCAGCACTTAGTTTTCACGAGTACTACAGCACTATACGGATATGCTTCTACTCCAGACGGCATTGCCGGATGGATAAATGAATCCGTTGTACCGCAACCAAAAACAATCTATCACCGCACAAAAATTGAGGCTGAACACAAACTCCAAACTATCTCTCAAACTTATCGATTACCTGTTACTGTTTTGCAGATGTCACGGTGCTTTCCCGAGCCTGCCGACGCAATGGCTATTTATCGATTAACAAGGGGAATTGATGCACGTGATGTAGCAAATGCTCACCTCTGTGCCATTGATAAGCGCCTTAATGGATTTAACAGATTCATAATTTCAGGAAAAACACCGTTCACACCAGAAGATTGTAAACAGCTATACAACAATGCTAGAGCTATTATTGAAGATAAATGCCCTAAGCTTGCGAGAGCATTTGAGCAACGCAAATGGAATCTACCAAATAGGCTAGATCGCGTTTATGACTCAGCAAGTGCTCAGAGCTCGTTAGGCTGGATACCAAATCATGATTTTGAAGATGTTCTTGAAATGCTAGACAGTGAGTTTGCAGAAGTAATTCCACGACTTGCATTCACATGA